Proteins encoded within one genomic window of Nordella sp. HKS 07:
- a CDS encoding MotA/TolQ/ExbB proton channel family protein translates to MQGGEISPVELFLQAGPVVKAVIVMLIASSLWCWIIIFEALWTLARLRRAIRSEGKAKGRMGEVIGRIFAAGREEAFEAQASPAESDRRSAITAAMKRQAQELIETSQRGLPNLAVIASVAPFVGLFGTVWGIMTSFAGIAAAKDTSLAVVAPGIAEALAATAIGLAAAIPAAFAYNRLAAAFGLTARSLNRVIEDYGTRLARENGPVAPLRKKIA, encoded by the coding sequence ATGCAAGGTGGAGAAATATCTCCGGTCGAGCTCTTCCTGCAGGCGGGTCCTGTCGTCAAAGCCGTCATCGTGATGTTGATCGCCTCGTCGCTGTGGTGCTGGATCATCATCTTCGAGGCGCTGTGGACGCTCGCCCGCCTGCGCCGCGCCATCAGAAGCGAGGGCAAGGCCAAGGGGCGGATGGGCGAGGTGATCGGCCGGATCTTCGCCGCCGGGCGCGAGGAAGCCTTCGAGGCGCAGGCCTCGCCCGCCGAATCCGATCGCCGCAGCGCCATTACCGCGGCGATGAAGCGGCAAGCGCAGGAACTTATCGAAACCAGCCAGCGGGGCCTGCCCAATCTCGCGGTCATCGCCTCGGTCGCGCCCTTTGTCGGACTCTTCGGCACGGTCTGGGGCATCATGACGAGCTTCGCCGGCATTGCCGCCGCCAAGGATACGAGCCTGGCCGTCGTGGCGCCCGGCATTGCCGAGGCTCTCGCCGCCACGGCGATCGGCCTTGCCGCCGCCATCCCGGCGGCCTTCGCCTATAACCGGCTGGCGGCCGCTTTCGGTCTCACGGCGCGTTCGCTCAACCGGGTGATCGAGGACTACGGCACCAGGCTTGCCCGCGAGAACGGTCCCGTCGCTCCGCTACGGAAGAAGATCGCATGA
- a CDS encoding biopolymer transporter ExbD, whose translation MSFNLSADHDSDDLAPLAEINVTPMVDVMLVLLIIFMVAAPMLSSGMKVDLPQAKSAQPSDPQNPIVLTIGADSKITLGPDEIVRGELVARIKAMMGQEDRIVHVRGDRTASYGDIVAVLDELALNGITKLSLIANKDKAPEAIAPAPEVVVP comes from the coding sequence ATGAGCTTCAATCTGTCCGCCGATCACGACAGTGATGATCTGGCCCCGCTCGCCGAGATCAATGTCACGCCGATGGTCGATGTCATGCTGGTGCTGCTCATCATTTTCATGGTGGCGGCGCCGATGCTGAGCTCCGGCATGAAGGTAGATCTGCCGCAGGCCAAATCCGCTCAGCCGTCCGATCCGCAGAATCCGATCGTGCTGACCATAGGCGCCGACAGCAAGATCACTCTGGGTCCCGACGAGATCGTGCGCGGTGAGCTCGTTGCGCGCATCAAGGCGATGATGGGTCAGGAAGACCGCATCGTCCATGTGCGCGGCGACCGCACCGCCTCCTATGGCGATATCGTCGCGGTGCTGGATGAGCTGGCGCTCAACGGCATCACCAAGCTTTCGCTCATCGCCAACAAGGACAAGGCGCCTGAGGCCATAGCCCCCGCGCCCGAGGTCGTGGTGCCATGA
- a CDS encoding TonB family protein, giving the protein MKGAGLTQSARFVCITLALGVHAAAAAAFILAPAAEPPPPAPGVEIEMLAEITSEAAADVMPAVAAESVVAEAAAETQPGEAKSAIGQLVNSVAPLNIEKTEVTPEQAEEAEKPDHQPEAVETPEAKPTEEPVTVAALEPTEVTAVDVPVELEKPVVEAPEAPALTQKPKPAAKKVKKVKAQQRRGAVAGATLTTQATRKGASQAQRSGGSQASSNYKSIVYGRIVARRSAMTSKIRSKRTHIVSIRFTIAPNGAVRATSVARSSGDPALDSDVRAIVASIDFPPPPSGAQTHWTVPIKLESR; this is encoded by the coding sequence ATGAAGGGGGCCGGACTCACCCAGAGCGCACGGTTCGTCTGCATCACCCTGGCGCTCGGCGTCCATGCCGCCGCCGCTGCCGCTTTCATATTGGCGCCCGCGGCCGAGCCGCCGCCACCGGCGCCGGGCGTCGAGATCGAAATGCTGGCCGAAATCACCAGCGAGGCTGCCGCCGATGTTATGCCGGCGGTGGCGGCTGAGTCAGTCGTGGCCGAAGCGGCGGCGGAGACCCAGCCGGGCGAGGCCAAATCGGCGATCGGCCAGCTGGTGAATAGTGTGGCGCCTCTGAATATCGAAAAAACGGAAGTGACGCCTGAGCAGGCGGAAGAGGCCGAGAAGCCGGACCATCAGCCCGAGGCGGTGGAAACACCGGAAGCCAAGCCGACCGAGGAGCCGGTGACGGTCGCCGCGCTCGAGCCGACCGAGGTCACGGCCGTCGACGTGCCGGTCGAGCTCGAGAAGCCGGTCGTCGAGGCCCCGGAAGCGCCCGCTTTGACGCAGAAGCCAAAGCCGGCCGCGAAGAAGGTGAAGAAGGTCAAGGCGCAGCAGCGCCGCGGCGCGGTCGCTGGCGCGACACTGACGACGCAGGCCACGCGCAAAGGAGCATCGCAGGCGCAGCGCTCCGGGGGCTCACAGGCGAGTTCCAATTATAAGTCGATTGTGTACGGGCGCATCGTTGCTCGGCGTTCCGCCATGACGTCCAAGATCCGTAGCAAGCGGACCCACATCGTCTCCATCCGTTTTACGATCGCGCCGAATGGCGCGGTGCGCGCAACCTCAGTGGCGAGGTCATCGGGAGATCCTGCATTGGACTCCGATGTCAGAGCGATTGTCGCTTCGATCGACTTTCCGCCGCCGCCGTCCGGCGCCCAGACTCATTGGACCGTCCCCATAAAGCTGGAAAGCCGATAG
- a CDS encoding SDR family NAD(P)-dependent oxidoreductase, with translation MYLEKLKLDGKVAVVTGAGQGIGAACARALGEAGATLIVADMMADRVEASVGELKKLGLKAHGATLDVTKSKDVDRVAADIIKQHGRVDILVNNAGVARSDVKAEETSDEHWRFHMDVNLDGLFWCCRAFGRQMLKQKSGSIVNIGSMSGFIVNKPQPQSFYNASKAAVHHLTRSLAAEWAKSGVRVNAVAPTYIETPLTSFGIKEDPEMYETWLEMTPMGRVGQPDEIASVVHFLASDAASLMTGSIVLADGGYCCW, from the coding sequence GTGTATCTGGAAAAACTGAAGCTCGACGGCAAGGTGGCGGTGGTGACGGGCGCCGGCCAGGGGATTGGCGCCGCCTGCGCCCGGGCGCTTGGCGAAGCGGGCGCCACCTTAATCGTCGCCGACATGATGGCCGACCGGGTCGAGGCCAGCGTCGGCGAGTTGAAGAAGCTCGGCCTCAAGGCGCATGGCGCGACACTCGATGTCACGAAGTCGAAGGACGTCGACCGCGTAGCCGCTGACATCATCAAGCAGCATGGCCGCGTCGATATCCTGGTGAACAATGCCGGCGTCGCCCGGAGCGACGTCAAGGCCGAGGAAACGAGCGACGAGCATTGGCGCTTCCACATGGACGTCAATCTCGACGGCCTGTTCTGGTGCTGCCGCGCCTTCGGCCGCCAGATGCTGAAGCAGAAGTCGGGTTCCATCGTGAATATCGGCTCGATGTCGGGCTTCATCGTCAACAAGCCGCAGCCGCAATCCTTCTACAACGCGTCCAAGGCCGCGGTGCATCACCTGACGCGTTCGCTCGCCGCCGAATGGGCGAAGAGCGGTGTGCGCGTGAATGCGGTGGCCCCCACCTATATCGAGACGCCGCTCACCTCCTTCGGCATCAAGGAAGATCCGGAGATGTACGAGACCTGGCTCGAAATGACGCCGATGGGGCGCGTCGGACAGCCCGATGAGATCGCCTCCGTCGTGCATTTCCTCGCTTCCGACGCGGCGAGCCTGATGACGGGATCGATCGTTCTCGCCGATGGCGGCTATTGCTGCTGGTAG
- a CDS encoding L-iditol 2-dehydrogenase — MRLEHKTAIVTGGARGIGRAIAEGFAREGARVCIADIDEDAARATARDTGGGAFAAHLDVTRVESINRMIEDVEARAGGIDILVNNAAIFDLAPIEEITEKSYDRIFAVNVKGLLFTLQAAAKAMIRRGKGGKIINMASQAGRRGEALVAVYCASKAAVISLTQSAGLGLIKHRINVNGIAPGVVDTPMWDEVDALFAKYEGRPPGEKKRLVGEGVPYGRMGKPEDHVGCAIFLACTESDYVVAQTFNVDGGQWMS, encoded by the coding sequence ATGCGGCTTGAACACAAAACAGCGATCGTCACCGGCGGCGCCCGCGGCATCGGGCGCGCCATCGCGGAAGGCTTTGCGCGCGAGGGCGCCAGGGTCTGCATCGCCGACATCGATGAAGACGCGGCGCGCGCGACCGCGCGCGATACCGGTGGCGGCGCTTTCGCCGCACATCTCGACGTCACGAGAGTCGAATCGATCAACCGGATGATCGAAGACGTCGAAGCCAGGGCGGGCGGCATCGATATCCTCGTCAACAACGCCGCGATCTTCGACCTGGCGCCGATCGAGGAGATCACCGAGAAGAGCTATGACCGCATCTTCGCCGTGAATGTGAAGGGGCTGCTGTTCACACTCCAGGCAGCGGCCAAGGCCATGATCCGGCGCGGCAAGGGCGGCAAGATCATCAATATGGCTTCGCAGGCCGGACGGCGTGGCGAGGCACTCGTCGCCGTCTATTGCGCCTCCAAGGCGGCGGTCATCAGCCTCACGCAATCGGCGGGTCTTGGTCTCATCAAGCACAGGATCAATGTCAACGGCATCGCCCCCGGTGTGGTCGACACGCCGATGTGGGACGAGGTCGACGCGCTGTTCGCGAAATATGAAGGCCGGCCGCCGGGCGAAAAGAAGCGGCTGGTCGGCGAAGGCGTGCCCTATGGGCGCATGGGCAAGCCCGAGGATCACGTCGGCTGCGCCATTTTCCTCGCTTGCACGGAAAGCGACTATGTCGTGGCGCAGACCTTCAATGTGGATGGCGGACAATGGATGAGTTGA
- a CDS encoding ABC transporter ATP-binding protein → MGTIVLKDVQKRFGDVVIIPGANLAIENGEFVVFVGPSGCGKSTLLRLIAGLEDVTAGEIIIDGSNAAQLAPAKRGLSMVFQSYALYPHMSVRNNIAFGLKMAGMPKSEIDAKVAKAAQVLNLTDYLDRKPRQLSGGQRQRVAIGRAIVRQPKAFLFDEPLSNLDAALRVQMRIEIMQLHQALGATMIYVTHDQVEAMTMADRIVVLNKGNIEQVGSPLELYNKPDSLFVAGFIGSPKMNFISGDIAGRLGAQTIGIRPEHITLSDKSGAWEGTIALAEHLGADTFLHVDGAHGGRMTVRAAGEYGLGPGAKVWLTPEMNRIHRFDQNGRTIRDAA, encoded by the coding sequence ATGGGCACCATCGTTCTGAAAGACGTGCAGAAGCGCTTCGGCGACGTCGTCATCATCCCCGGTGCCAACCTCGCCATCGAGAACGGCGAGTTCGTCGTCTTTGTCGGCCCTTCCGGCTGCGGCAAATCCACCTTGCTGCGCCTGATCGCCGGGCTCGAGGATGTGACGGCCGGCGAGATCATCATCGACGGCAGCAATGCCGCGCAGCTGGCGCCCGCCAAGCGCGGCCTCTCGATGGTTTTCCAATCCTATGCGCTCTATCCGCATATGAGTGTGCGTAACAACATCGCCTTCGGGCTCAAGATGGCGGGTATGCCCAAGTCGGAAATCGACGCCAAGGTCGCCAAGGCGGCACAGGTCCTCAATCTCACCGACTATCTCGACCGCAAGCCGCGCCAGCTTTCCGGCGGCCAGCGTCAGCGCGTCGCCATCGGCCGCGCCATCGTGCGCCAGCCCAAGGCCTTCCTGTTCGACGAGCCCCTGTCCAATCTTGACGCGGCGCTGCGTGTGCAGATGCGCATCGAGATCATGCAGCTCCATCAGGCGCTCGGCGCCACCATGATCTATGTGACGCATGACCAGGTGGAAGCCATGACCATGGCCGACCGCATCGTTGTGCTCAACAAGGGCAATATCGAGCAAGTTGGCTCACCGCTGGAACTCTATAACAAGCCGGATTCACTGTTCGTCGCCGGCTTCATCGGAAGCCCCAAGATGAACTTCATCTCGGGCGATATCGCCGGCCGGCTGGGAGCGCAAACGATCGGCATCAGGCCCGAGCACATCACGCTGTCCGACAAATCCGGCGCCTGGGAAGGCACGATCGCCCTTGCCGAGCATCTCGGCGCCGATACTTTCCTGCATGTCGATGGCGCGCATGGCGGCCGGATGACGGTGCGCGCCGCCGGCGAATATGGCCTGGGCCCCGGCGCCAAGGTGTGGCTTACGCCTGAAATGAACCGTATCCATCGTTTCGATCAGAACGGGAGAACGATCAGGGATGCGGCTTGA
- a CDS encoding carbohydrate ABC transporter permease, whose protein sequence is MARAVSLRRRTITTALAWAIGFLIFFPILWTIITSFKTELEAFSTPPKFLFFHWTTENYGIVQERSNYLRFVTNSLILSIGSTLVALLFAIPAAWAMAFAPGKRTKDLLMWMLSTKMMPPVGALIPVYLIFRDMGLLDSRGGLIAVLFLLNLPIIVWMLYTYFKEIPPEILEAARMDGASLWKELVYVLAPMAVPGIASTLLLNIILAWNEAFWTLNLTTSQAAPLTAFIASYSSPEGLFWAKLSAASTMAIAPILVLGWFAQKQLVRGLTFGAVK, encoded by the coding sequence ATGGCTCGCGCGGTATCGCTTCGCAGGCGCACGATCACCACGGCCCTGGCCTGGGCCATCGGCTTCCTCATCTTCTTCCCGATCCTGTGGACGATCATAACGAGCTTCAAGACCGAGCTCGAGGCGTTCTCGACACCGCCCAAATTCCTGTTCTTCCATTGGACGACCGAGAACTACGGCATCGTCCAGGAGCGCTCGAACTATCTGCGCTTCGTCACCAACTCGCTGATCCTGTCCATCGGCTCGACACTCGTCGCACTCCTCTTCGCGATCCCCGCCGCCTGGGCCATGGCCTTCGCGCCGGGCAAGCGCACCAAGGACCTGCTGATGTGGATGCTGTCGACCAAGATGATGCCGCCGGTCGGCGCGCTCATCCCGGTCTATCTCATCTTCCGCGACATGGGACTGCTCGATTCGCGCGGCGGTCTCATCGCGGTGCTGTTCCTGCTCAACCTGCCGATCATCGTGTGGATGCTCTATACCTACTTCAAGGAGATCCCGCCTGAGATCCTCGAGGCGGCGCGTATGGATGGCGCCTCCTTGTGGAAGGAACTCGTCTATGTGCTGGCGCCCATGGCGGTGCCGGGCATCGCCTCCACACTCCTTCTCAATATCATCCTGGCCTGGAACGAGGCCTTCTGGACGCTCAATCTCACCACCTCTCAGGCAGCACCCCTGACCGCCTTCATCGCGTCCTATTCGAGCCCCGAGGGTCTGTTCTGGGCGAAACTCTCGGCCGCCTCGACCATGGCGATCGCCCCCATTCTGGTGCTGGGCTGGTTCGCCCAGAAGCAACTTGTCCGCGGCCTCACCTTCGGAGCTGTCAAATAA
- a CDS encoding carbohydrate ABC transporter permease has translation MATQQTRVLGKLAVAPSVIVLFLWMIVPLGLTIWFSLLRYNLLDPGNESFVGLLNYHYFLTDPAFFAAIGNSLKLVFAVLAISIIGGTLLALLLDQAIVGRNIVRLMVIAPFFVMPTVSALVWKNMFMHPVSGLLAWLMKWVGLEPIDWFAQAPLTAVIIMVAWQWLPFATLILLTAIQSLDEEQKEAAEMDGAPPLSYFFYIVLPHLARPITVVILIETIFLLNVFAEIYVTGSGGPAGNLPYLVYFQGLLNFDVGGASAGGIVAVVLANIVAFFLIRMIGRNLEG, from the coding sequence ATGGCGACGCAGCAAACCAGAGTGCTCGGGAAACTGGCCGTGGCGCCTTCCGTCATCGTGCTGTTCCTGTGGATGATCGTGCCGCTGGGCCTCACCATCTGGTTCTCGCTGTTGCGCTATAATCTGCTCGATCCCGGCAATGAGAGCTTCGTCGGCCTCTTAAACTACCACTACTTTCTGACCGATCCCGCCTTCTTCGCGGCGATCGGGAATTCACTGAAGCTTGTCTTCGCGGTGCTGGCGATCAGCATTATCGGCGGCACGCTCCTGGCTCTCCTCCTCGACCAGGCGATCGTCGGGCGCAACATCGTGCGGCTGATGGTGATCGCGCCGTTCTTCGTCATGCCGACGGTGAGCGCGCTCGTCTGGAAGAACATGTTCATGCATCCGGTGTCGGGGCTTCTCGCCTGGCTCATGAAGTGGGTCGGGCTCGAGCCCATCGACTGGTTCGCGCAGGCGCCCTTGACCGCCGTCATCATCATGGTGGCCTGGCAATGGCTGCCCTTCGCCACCCTCATCCTCCTCACCGCGATCCAGTCGCTCGACGAGGAGCAGAAGGAAGCGGCCGAGATGGATGGCGCGCCGCCTTTGTCCTATTTCTTCTACATTGTACTGCCGCATCTGGCCCGCCCGATCACGGTCGTCATCCTGATCGAGACGATCTTCCTGCTCAATGTGTTCGCCGAAATCTATGTCACCGGCTCCGGCGGACCGGCCGGCAACCTGCCCTATCTCGTCTACTTTCAGGGCCTGCTCAATTTCGATGTCGGCGGCGCCTCGGCGGGCGGCATCGTCGCGGTGGTGCTTGCCAATATCGTGGCCTTCTTCCTGATCAGGATGATCGGCCGGAACCTGGAGGGTTGA
- a CDS encoding sugar ABC transporter substrate-binding protein yields MKAIFTGLLGAFAAAALASTALAETKLTIATVNNGDMIRMQGMTEDFTKANPDISLEWVTLEENVLRQKVTTDIATKGGQFDVLTIGTYEVPIWAKKGWLVPLDNLGADYDVDDLLPPIRGGLSLDGKLYAAPFYGESSMVMYRTDLMDKAGLKMPDAPTWEFIADAARKMTDKANETYGICLRGKAGWGENMAFLSATANSFGARWFDESWKPQFDQPEWKNTLTFYLDLMKDAGPPGASSNGFNENLALFNAGKCAMWIDATVAASFVTNPKDSKVADKVGFALAPDNGLGKRGNWLWAWSLAVPAGSQKAEAAQKFVAWATGKHYIDLVAAKEGWANVPPGTRTSLYKNPDYLKAAPFAQMTLDSINSADPTKPTVKPVPYVGVQFVAIPEFQGIGTTVGQIFSAALAGEKSADDALAEAQTATTREMTKAGYIK; encoded by the coding sequence ATGAAAGCCATCTTCACCGGCCTTCTCGGCGCCTTCGCAGCCGCAGCGCTCGCCAGCACGGCGCTGGCCGAAACCAAGCTCACCATTGCCACCGTCAATAATGGCGACATGATCCGCATGCAGGGGATGACCGAGGATTTCACCAAGGCCAATCCCGACATCTCGCTCGAATGGGTGACGCTCGAGGAGAATGTGCTGCGCCAGAAAGTGACCACCGACATCGCCACCAAAGGTGGCCAGTTCGACGTTTTGACCATCGGCACATATGAGGTTCCGATCTGGGCGAAGAAAGGCTGGCTCGTCCCGCTCGACAATCTCGGAGCCGACTACGATGTCGACGACCTCCTGCCGCCGATCCGCGGCGGCCTGTCGCTCGACGGCAAGCTCTATGCGGCGCCCTTCTACGGCGAGAGCTCGATGGTGATGTACCGCACCGATCTCATGGACAAGGCCGGGCTCAAGATGCCGGACGCGCCGACCTGGGAATTCATCGCCGATGCGGCGCGCAAGATGACCGACAAGGCGAATGAAACCTATGGCATTTGCCTGCGCGGCAAGGCCGGCTGGGGCGAGAACATGGCCTTCCTGTCGGCAACCGCCAATTCCTTCGGCGCGCGCTGGTTCGACGAGAGCTGGAAGCCGCAATTCGACCAGCCGGAATGGAAGAACACCCTCACCTTCTATCTCGACCTGATGAAGGACGCCGGGCCTCCGGGCGCTTCTTCCAACGGCTTCAACGAGAATCTCGCGCTCTTCAACGCCGGTAAATGCGCCATGTGGATCGATGCCACGGTCGCCGCTTCCTTCGTGACCAATCCGAAGGACTCGAAGGTCGCCGACAAGGTCGGCTTCGCGCTCGCTCCCGATAACGGCCTCGGCAAGCGCGGCAACTGGCTGTGGGCTTGGTCGCTCGCGGTGCCGGCCGGCTCGCAAAAGGCCGAGGCGGCGCAGAAATTCGTCGCCTGGGCCACGGGCAAGCACTATATCGACCTCGTTGCTGCAAAAGAGGGCTGGGCCAATGTGCCGCCCGGCACGCGCACCTCGCTCTACAAGAACCCGGACTATCTCAAGGCGGCGCCCTTCGCCCAGATGACGCTGGACTCGATCAACTCGGCCGATCCCACCAAGCCGACGGTCAAGCCCGTGCCTTATGTCGGCGTGCAGTTCGTCGCCATCCCCGAATTCCAGGGCATCGGCACGACTGTGGGCCAGATCTTCTCGGCAGCACTTGCCGGTGAGAAGAGTGCCGACGATGCGCTCGCCGAAGCGCAGACCGCGACGACGCGCGAAATGACCAAAGCCGGCTACATCAAATAG
- a CDS encoding sugar-binding transcriptional regulator, whose product MARKPDSEADRLDEAARAGWLYYIAGNTQDEIARKLGVSRQTAQRLVSLAVSEKLIKVRLDHPIGHCLELSEQLKQAYAIDFCEVVPSDPESASTTLGVAEAAAAELERYLVSQHPVIVAMGTGRMLRAMVEQLTPMDCPQHKVVSLVGNIAPDGSATLFDVVSRIGDRAKAPHYPMPLPVIATTVHEKSLLLAQKPLRNVTELARQADVTFVGIGTIDDDAALLRDGFVKADEIRALIRAGAVGEIIGWAYDANGKLIDGLTNDRVLSVPLEQPATRRMIGVGMAIPRLKAIKGALRGKLINGLITNEKMAELLLE is encoded by the coding sequence TTGGCGCGTAAACCGGATTCAGAGGCGGACAGGCTCGACGAGGCAGCCCGGGCGGGCTGGCTCTATTACATCGCCGGCAATACCCAGGACGAGATCGCCCGCAAGCTTGGCGTATCCCGGCAGACGGCGCAAAGGCTGGTCTCGCTCGCCGTCAGCGAGAAGCTGATCAAGGTCCGGCTCGATCATCCGATCGGCCATTGCCTCGAATTGTCGGAACAGCTGAAGCAGGCCTATGCGATCGATTTCTGCGAGGTCGTGCCGAGCGATCCCGAATCCGCCTCGACGACGCTCGGCGTGGCGGAAGCGGCCGCCGCCGAGCTCGAGCGCTATCTCGTCTCGCAGCATCCGGTGATCGTCGCCATGGGAACGGGACGCATGCTGCGCGCCATGGTCGAGCAGCTCACCCCCATGGACTGCCCGCAGCACAAGGTCGTGTCGCTCGTCGGCAATATCGCGCCCGACGGCTCGGCGACGCTGTTCGATGTGGTCAGCCGCATCGGCGACCGGGCCAAGGCGCCGCATTATCCCATGCCGCTGCCGGTGATCGCCACCACCGTGCACGAGAAATCACTGCTGCTGGCGCAAAAGCCCTTGCGCAATGTGACGGAACTGGCGCGCCAGGCGGACGTCACCTTTGTCGGCATCGGCACCATCGATGATGATGCCGCATTGCTGCGCGACGGTTTCGTCAAGGCCGACGAGATCCGCGCGCTCATCCGCGCAGGCGCCGTCGGCGAGATCATCGGCTGGGCCTATGACGCCAATGGCAAGCTCATCGACGGGCTCACCAATGACCGCGTGCTTAGCGTGCCGCTCGAACAGCCGGCGACGCGCCGGATGATCGGCGTCGGCATGGCCATCCCGCGACTCAAGGCGATCAAAGGCGCGCTGCGTGGGAAATTGATCAACGGTCTTATAACCAACGAGAAAATGGCCGAGCTTTTGCTGGAATAA
- a CDS encoding ABC transporter ATP-binding protein, translating into MASVSLRNIHKSFGPVTVLEGIDLDIADGEFVVLVGPSGCGKSTLLRSIAGLETINGGDIHIGERTVTHLAPKDRDIAMVFQSYALYPHMDVRRNMAFSLNLRKSPATMIGERVAEASAKLGLNALLDRLPKQLSGGQRQRVAMGRAIVRNPKVFLFDEPLSNLDAKLRASMRTEIKALHQSLKTTAIYVTHDQVEAMTMANRIVVMNDGIIQQVGPPLELYDHPANIFVAGFIGSPTMNFFDAVATQGSARLADGTVLALAALATLKEGQEITVGIRPEHLHFADQGLPATVSVVEPLGMSTQVTLDAADERVTLLALERPQLAPGDRKFLIAKPQDIHVFDRSSGLRVI; encoded by the coding sequence ATGGCCTCGGTCTCGCTGCGCAATATTCACAAGAGTTTCGGGCCGGTCACGGTGCTGGAGGGGATCGATCTCGACATCGCCGACGGCGAGTTCGTCGTCCTCGTCGGCCCTTCGGGCTGCGGCAAGTCCACGCTTCTGCGCAGCATTGCCGGGCTCGAGACGATCAATGGCGGCGACATCCATATCGGCGAGCGGACGGTGACCCATCTGGCGCCCAAGGACCGCGACATCGCCATGGTGTTCCAGTCCTATGCGCTCTATCCGCATATGGACGTGCGGCGCAACATGGCCTTCAGCCTCAACTTGCGCAAAAGTCCGGCGACGATGATCGGCGAGCGCGTCGCTGAGGCTTCGGCCAAGCTTGGCCTCAACGCTTTGCTCGACCGCCTGCCGAAGCAGCTGTCGGGCGGCCAACGCCAGCGCGTCGCCATGGGCCGCGCCATCGTGCGCAACCCCAAAGTGTTCCTCTTCGACGAGCCGCTGTCCAATCTCGACGCCAAGCTGCGCGCCAGCATGCGTACCGAGATCAAGGCGCTGCACCAGTCGCTCAAGACGACGGCGATCTATGTCACCCATGATCAGGTCGAGGCGATGACCATGGCCAACCGCATCGTGGTGATGAATGACGGCATTATCCAGCAGGTGGGGCCACCGCTCGAGCTTTATGACCACCCCGCCAATATCTTCGTCGCCGGCTTCATCGGCTCGCCGACGATGAACTTCTTCGATGCCGTCGCGACGCAAGGTTCGGCACGTCTCGCCGATGGAACGGTCCTCGCCCTCGCCGCGCTCGCGACGCTGAAGGAAGGACAGGAGATCACTGTCGGCATCCGTCCAGAGCATTTGCATTTCGCCGATCAAGGACTTCCCGCCACGGTCAGCGTTGTCGAGCCCCTCGGCATGAGCACGCAAGTGACGCTCGACGCCGCTGATGAACGCGTGACGCTCCTGGCGCTCGAACGCCCCCAACTCGCCCCTGGAGATCGCAAATTCCTGATCGCCAAGCCGCAGGACATTCATGTCTTCGACCGGTCAAGCGGCCTCAGGGTGATTTGA
- a CDS encoding carbohydrate ABC transporter permease, with the protein MPGQSLLQRVFGQIGLYGAVACYVVFALLPIYWTIKISVTPQDLLYSEGIRLWPSRMTLANYTSVLKASDFPRYFLNSILVSVTTAIIVTAVASFAGYALSRFRFRGKALVSLILLLTQTFPLVMVIPPIYRIMGQLGLTDNLYGLIIIYTAFNIAFATFLMQSFLDGVPKDLEEAAMIDGCTRFEALRRVILPLTLPGMGATVAFVFTAAWSELLFALMLINSESQKTFSVGLLTFVGKFAVDWGQMMAASVLALIPVCLFFFFLQRYLVTGLTAGAVKG; encoded by the coding sequence ATGCCCGGACAATCCCTTCTCCAGCGCGTATTCGGACAGATCGGCCTTTATGGCGCCGTCGCCTGCTATGTCGTCTTCGCGCTGCTTCCGATCTACTGGACGATCAAGATTTCGGTCACGCCGCAGGACCTACTCTACAGCGAAGGTATCCGGCTATGGCCGAGCCGCATGACCCTCGCCAATTACACAAGCGTGCTCAAGGCGAGCGACTTCCCACGTTATTTCCTCAACAGCATTCTGGTCTCGGTGACGACGGCCATCATCGTCACCGCGGTCGCCTCCTTCGCCGGCTATGCATTGTCGCGCTTCCGCTTCCGCGGCAAGGCGCTGGTGAGCCTCATCCTGCTCCTCACCCAGACCTTCCCGCTGGTGATGGTCATTCCGCCGATCTACCGGATCATGGGCCAGCTCGGCCTCACCGATAACCTCTATGGCCTGATCATCATCTACACCGCCTTCAACATCGCCTTCGCCACCTTCCTGATGCAGTCCTTCCTCGACGGCGTGCCGAAAGACCTCGAAGAGGCGGCGATGATCGACGGCTGCACGCGCTTCGAGGCGCTGAGAAGGGTGATCCTGCCCCTGACGCTGCCCGGCATGGGCGCCACCGTCGCCTTCGTCTTCACCGCTGCGTGGAGCGAGCTGCTCTTCGCGCTGATGCTGATCAACAGCGAGAGCCAGAAGACATTCTCGGTCGGGCTTCTCACCTTTGTCGGCAAGTTCGCCGTCGACTGGGGGCAGATGATGGCGGCCTCGGTGCTGGCCCTCATCCCGGTCTGCCTGTTCTTCTTCTTCCTGCAACGCTATCTGGTCACCGGCCTCACCGCCGGCGCCGTCAAGGGATAG